In Geobacter anodireducens, a genomic segment contains:
- a CDS encoding nitroreductase — protein MPELIVTDAACTRCGACVSVCPLRIVELPEENLPPRFTEEGAGRCIICGHCEAVCPTAALVVDDPRLDPAVYPPPMAPLAPEELDAYLRMRRSIRHFRPEPVPRETIEGLLDVVRYAPTGSNGQRVRWLIIHDTAEVRRLTGLVVDWLRSQQEGDTPLSRHFNIAAMIRSWRKGNDPICRNAPHLAIAYTDRRHPTVAVDAVIAATHLDILAPAHGVGTCWAGFFQMAAEAWEPLQRALALPEGHHAGYTLLLGYPAVSYRRPPRRNRLAVDWR, from the coding sequence ATGCCCGAACTGATCGTAACCGACGCCGCCTGTACCCGCTGCGGCGCCTGCGTCTCCGTCTGCCCTCTCCGCATCGTCGAGCTGCCCGAGGAAAACCTGCCGCCCCGCTTCACCGAAGAGGGAGCCGGGCGCTGCATCATCTGTGGCCACTGCGAGGCGGTCTGCCCCACGGCAGCACTGGTCGTGGACGATCCGCGCCTGGACCCGGCCGTCTACCCGCCGCCGATGGCTCCCCTTGCCCCGGAAGAGCTCGATGCGTACCTGCGGATGCGGCGGTCGATCCGCCATTTCCGGCCGGAGCCTGTCCCCCGGGAAACCATCGAGGGGTTGCTGGACGTGGTCCGCTACGCCCCCACCGGCAGCAACGGCCAGCGGGTCAGGTGGCTGATCATCCACGATACCGCCGAGGTGCGGCGGCTGACCGGGCTGGTGGTGGACTGGCTCCGCTCCCAACAGGAGGGCGACACCCCCCTGAGCCGGCACTTCAACATTGCCGCCATGATCCGCTCCTGGCGCAAGGGGAACGACCCCATCTGCCGCAACGCCCCGCACCTGGCCATTGCCTACACCGACCGGCGCCATCCCACGGTAGCGGTGGATGCCGTCATTGCCGCAACCCACCTGGACATCCTGGCACCCGCCCACGGGGTGGGCACCTGCTGGGCCGGCTTCTTTCAGATGGCCGCCGAGGCATGGGAGCCCCTGCAGCGGGCCCTCGCCCTCCCCGAGGGGCACCACGCCGGCTACACCCTCCTGCTGGGCTACCCGGCCGTTTCCTATCGCCGCCCTCCCCGGCGCAACCGGCTGGCCGTGGATTGGCGCTGA
- a CDS encoding deoxyribonuclease IV (Assists in DNA repair by cleaving phosphodiester bonds at apurinic or apyrimidinic sties to produce new 5' ends that are base-free deoxyribose 5-phosphate residues): protein MKDYLGAHMSIAGGIHKAPARGTRVGCGVIQVFTQNSNQWRGKMPTDGEAALFREQWEAAGLHEIVAHDIYLINLAAPPGETRDKSFAAFREEMERCARLGIGMIVMHPGAHLGDGEETGIRRICEAFDRLIPAVPEFAGVILLETTAGQGTSLGHTFEHLAAIIAGTAFPDRFAVCFDTCHAFAAGYDFTTGEGYRRVFAEFDRLVGLDRLRCFHLNDSRKGLNSRVDRHEHIGRGMLGLEPFRLLMNDGRFTTVPKILETPKGDDDEFDVMNLNTLRGLARRHTTKERTEPCPN, encoded by the coding sequence ATGAAAGACTATCTCGGCGCGCACATGTCCATTGCCGGCGGGATCCACAAGGCCCCGGCCCGGGGAACCCGGGTCGGCTGCGGCGTGATCCAGGTCTTCACCCAGAACTCCAACCAGTGGCGGGGGAAAATGCCCACCGACGGGGAGGCGGCCCTGTTCCGCGAGCAGTGGGAAGCCGCGGGCCTGCACGAGATCGTCGCCCATGACATCTACCTCATCAACCTGGCGGCCCCGCCGGGCGAGACCCGGGACAAGAGCTTCGCGGCCTTCCGGGAGGAGATGGAGCGCTGCGCCCGCCTCGGCATCGGCATGATCGTTATGCACCCGGGCGCCCACCTGGGCGACGGGGAAGAGACCGGCATCCGGCGCATCTGCGAGGCATTCGACCGCCTGATCCCCGCGGTTCCCGAGTTCGCCGGCGTGATCCTGCTGGAAACCACCGCGGGCCAGGGCACCAGCCTGGGCCACACCTTCGAGCACCTGGCTGCCATCATCGCCGGGACCGCGTTTCCCGACCGCTTCGCAGTCTGTTTCGACACCTGCCACGCCTTTGCCGCCGGCTACGACTTCACCACCGGCGAAGGGTACCGGCGCGTCTTCGCCGAGTTCGATCGGCTGGTCGGCCTGGACCGTCTCCGGTGCTTCCACCTGAACGATTCCCGGAAGGGACTCAACTCCCGGGTGGACCGGCACGAGCATATCGGCCGGGGAATGCTGGGGCTGGAGCCGTTCCGGCTCCTCATGAACGATGGCCGCTTCACGACGGTGCCCAAGATTCTCGAAACGCCCAAAGGGGATGACGACGAGTTCGACGTCATGAACCTGAACACGCTCCGGGGATTGGCCCGCCGGCACACGACAAAGGAAAGAACCGAACCATGCCCGAACTGA
- a CDS encoding HIT family hydrolase, whose product MPPSCPMCTKWLDEPELRIAELGHTRVMLNRDQFFPGYTFVFTREHVTELFHLSPPVRQGVMEEVTAVAAALFDLFQPAKMNYELLGNMVPHMHWHLVPRFATDPLWPRPIWSEPHGETLLAPDEYAGRIALIRDRLGL is encoded by the coding sequence CATGTGCACCAAGTGGCTCGATGAGCCCGAGCTTCGCATTGCGGAGCTGGGACATACCCGCGTCATGCTCAATCGCGACCAGTTCTTTCCCGGCTACACCTTTGTCTTCACCCGGGAGCACGTGACTGAGCTGTTCCATCTTTCCCCGCCGGTCCGCCAGGGGGTCATGGAAGAGGTGACGGCCGTTGCCGCGGCCCTGTTCGACCTGTTCCAGCCCGCCAAGATGAACTACGAGCTGCTCGGCAACATGGTGCCGCACATGCACTGGCACCTGGTGCCCCGTTTCGCCACGGACCCCCTGTGGCCCCGCCCCATCTGGAGCGAGCCCCATGGGGAAACCCTGCTCGCACCGGATGAGTACGCCGGGCGGATCGCGCTGATCCGGGACAGGCTCGGTCTCTAG